The segment CTGTCTTCTTCATAGGTTCTTCGCTTTAAGATTCGTCGATGGgactctacttttttttaagtgcatTGGAAACTGGAAAATTGAGAGAACTACTCCATCAACAAGCATGCCCTTAACTTTGTACTTGATGATGTCAGAGTCCTTGAAGTGCTTAGAACAGATTCTTGACCATTTGGTTGGTTTCCAATCTTGACGACAGTATTTCCCTATCCATTGTTTTAGAAGCGCTGGATTTTTAGGAAATCTGAAAGTAGATgcttacttataatatatatggaatattaaattaactcaAAAGGATGAGAAAACATATGATTGTTctataaagttatgaaaatacttacggaaaaaagcttattttccCATTATTGTGGttgagtttaaatttttttttcaacgattTACTAGCAAGATCGTGCTCTGGGCATCTAGAAAAAGCCGCCGTTCTTAAAGTACAATTGAATGCATTGCAAGCAGGCATTGAAATctacgaataaaataataagaatgtaTCTCGTTCCAATTATATTAACTATGACAAACTTACCTAATACCAAACTCCTTTTGTAAGAATTAGAAGgctattttattactaattatgaatttattaagaatattattcGTAACAGAAAGGCTTATATTGACATAATAACTGAATGTTTTGATCCTTATGTTTGTTTATTGTTCATCAGCTGAATGCTTCAATAAATTGTGCTGGTGATTCTAGagactttaattatatttctatgaaaaaaacgTATGCTATCAGCTGTTTACttgaatcaaaacaaaataaacacacAGCATGTACGGAAGCCGACAAATCCGATCGGCGTTTATGGATTATTACCGTGCCAAGGGCCATACCATACGACCGTCAGGCTCCGTGATTCCACCTTCATCGGAACTATCCTTTGTCAATGCAGGAATGAATCATTTTGTTGGAGTAATTCAAGGCTCTGACCCAATTCCGGATCCTCCAAGGATTGCCAACTCCCAAAAGTGCATTCGTTTAGGTTGATTCCGTttaattataggcttttttGTTGTCCAAATGAGGTGCGTCAACATAGAACGaactaaaattaagaaaaggataaattacttacaagttacaacccaatatttaatagacatagtATTTTGAGTCAAGTAGagtcttatttttcaaatttgtgggatgagttaagatactcaataGTTATAGCTGTAGTTTAGAAGCTTCATTTGAttaaagagacttatattggccccgataagGCTCCTTTTAAatctatcattattatatttggaacattaattttgtctactttaagtgcaatttgcgacaaACAAGTGCAAAAgactaatttgttgatagaaattcgTCGTAGAAGAATACAATTTGTTGCTTGTCTTTGTATTGACGGGccacaatatatgtatagtcctatttattgtaataaatctTCTaattgatggtttatttttattttatctttattcatatccTATTTGTGgcgcgtcaatataaaaaagcttaaagaaaaggggaaaaatcccaatttttacaaacttgatAAAGATATACATCCCAATGATTAATccacatatttgagttaattatagtctttttattcctatttgatggatgagttaagatacttaagaattttagaaatagttaagaacttttatttgatttaagatacttatactGGCCCGATATGCCCCTTCAACCCCatcaatttatctttaatttattgtgacgatcaatttttgcACATTTTAGTGCTATTTGCAACACGCCAATAGGGTTAATATgactaatttgtttatagaaattggcGATAATTCgttgttgaagaatacaaatgtaatccaccctcaatattgagaaaaataatatatagctagattttgtgttgacggaccaTATATGTGATTGAGTGATGAATCATCATTGTTGATCTTTCAGGTGGTAAACACTCAGATTTGAGCCTTGTAGGCCATGATGGAACGCATCATTCTTTCTTTGAAATGCTGGGATCCTGGTCTTTTAACgactatttcaaaaaagatgCAATTCAATTTGCTTGGGAATTTCTCACAGGTCCATTAGAAATCCCTAAGGAATTCCTAAATGTTACATACTTCAAAGATGATCTTGAAACTCGAGAATATTGGTTAAGCCAGGGGTTATCTCCTGATAAGATTATACCTAAAGGCGAAACGGATAATTTTTGGGAGATGGGTTCGACGGGTCCATGCGGTCCCTGTACTGAAATTCATTATAAAGATACGGAAATCTGGAATCTAGTGTTTATGGAATATGTACGGCGTCCAAATGGAGAGCTGGCCTCTCTTGATAAAAAACACGTCGACACTGGCATGGGACTTGAGAGGCTTACGTCAATTTTAAATGGATATACCTCCAACTACGATACCGATCTATTCATTcctatatttgataaaatatcgaAACTTTCTGGAGCGGATCCATATTCTGGTGAATTATTCTATAATGATTAgttaaatgtatgtaattattgTGTCTTTCAGGATCTTTTGATAAACTACAGGATATAAATTATCGTATATTAGCTGATCATAGCAGAATGATAGCAACATGTCTCTCTGATGGACTCCTTCCTGATGTTTCATATCGGTTACGAAACATAATTAGACGTTGTATGAAGATATCAGCAGAAAGTTTTAATAGCAAAAATCAGgtggattttttgaaagagttGATTTATTGTGTATCTGAGTCCTTGGGTGATCATCATAGGGAGTATTTGGAGTCTCCTTTCTTAAAAGATGAAGCTAAGCTTAGTTTGTTACTCAAATTTGAGCATGATGTCTTAAAAGAACTTGAAAAAACCCACAAGTCCTTactgaataaattaaaagatgcGGTTCCCTTTAAAACTCTATTTGAGAAATATGAATCTGAGTTAGATCCTTCAATGATTGGAAGATTTTACGACGCATTTAAAATGTACTCATGTAATGCTCTTAATAATGCTGAGCCAAAAATCATCTCAGGGGAGTTTGCATTTAAGCTTTACGATTCAATAGGTTTCAAATCCGAAGATATAGAATTATTTGCTCTCCTATTAGATGCAAAATACGATCCTTACGAGTTTCATTTATATTCAGCTAAAGTAAAGGAACAGTCAAAGGTTACTACATCAGTTAATAGAACTAATATGGaaatattgagtaaaataaCCCTTGCACCTAAGACGGATGATTCATTTAAGTATAAGTGGGTTCAAAGTGGATTTAAAtaccaattttatattattgaatctaACATACTTCAGCTTATACAAATCTCAAATGATAAAAGTGATTCACAATGTGTGGGAAAACTTAATAGAGGTGATACAGGTATCCTAATTTGCGAAAAAAGTCCGTTTTATTCAGAGGCTGGAGGACAGGCTTGTGATACGGGATCAATAACTGGATCTCTAGGTGAAAGTGTATTCCATGTTCATGATGTATTCTCCCTTAAAGGGGTCGTGTATCACGTTGGAACAGTACACAGTGGGACCTTTATGCGACAAGATttggtcaaattaaaaatagatccATTTAAAAGGGTTACTCACATGCAAAATCATACAGGGTCTCATCTATTAAATGCAGCCATGAACACTGTTCTTCCTTTTACCACTCAAAGATCATTGAGAGTGGATAGCACTGGATTTAAATTTGACGCgtgtatttttaaagtaagaagTAATTaactaacattttttataattaattgtattattcttATTCTTAGCTCAATTTAAGTAGTAGTGAGATCAATGATATTGAAGAAAAAGCTAACCAAATGATTAATAACGCAGATCCTATAGTCCAAGCAAAAGATAAATACTTggattcatttatcaaaaactcGAAATCCAAAGTTCTTACCCTTCCAGGTGAAAAGTATCCTGATAAAGTTTCCATGATTTGTTTGCGTAAGAGATTTTTACAATATCCttttatactttgtttttttaattatatctattttatagcTCAATTTTCTGAACCATGCTGTGGCACGCACGTCAATTGCACAAAGGATGTTGAGGCATTGACCATTACACATATAAAGTCAGTTTCCTCAGGAATTAAGTCCTTTCGATGTCTAACAGGACAAAAGGCAATTGATGCTAGGGAAAACGGACTTGCCTTTTTGGATAATGTTGAATTTGTCCGTCAGAGACTTGAGGAGTTAGGTAATTATCCATCCAAAGAAGAGCAAAATAACCTTCTAAAAGATAtcatgactttaaaaaaagagagcaCTTCAATCGACATACCTCACACTGTTAGACACGATGCCGAAATCATtctcaatgaattaaaaaaccATCTTGAGCTGGGGGACTTTAAAAGAATGAATAGTGAAATTGATTCATTGTTGGAGGATACCTCGCATTTAAAATGCATTGTGCATgattttgggatttttgaatatttatttggagGAAAACGTCTCACAAATTCtcttagtaaaaaaatcaaggataaAGTAGTATTCTCCTCAGTCTCCAATGGGGATTCAGTACGAATCTGCGCTCTTGTACCCAAAAGTTTTAGAAAACCGGACTTCCATGCCCTATCTATTATCAAATATGTCACAAATGTATTACCAGGAGCTAAAACTcgagttaacaaaaaaaattcggaGGGAGTGGCAAACTTAGTTCTAATTCCCCAAGAAAATTCCACCATTGTGACTGAAGACTTATTAAATTCTATTACGGAACATATTCAAAAtcagatacaaaataaatgaattaatttgaaaagataTCTACAAACTATGATGTGATAATTATGAAAAGACTATTGTAGCTGAGTATTAGCTTTTCGCAGAGCAAGGTATCCTGCAATTATATCACTTGGCAATTTCCTTATGA is part of the Lepeophtheirus salmonis chromosome 7, UVic_Lsal_1.4, whole genome shotgun sequence genome and harbors:
- the LOC121121181 gene encoding alanine--tRNA ligase isoform X1, which codes for MYGSRQIRSAFMDYYRAKGHTIRPSGSVIPPSSELSFVNAGMNHFVGVIQGSDPIPDPPRIANSQKCIRLGGKHSDLSLVGHDGTHHSFFEMLGSWSFNDYFKKDAIQFAWEFLTGPLEIPKEFLNVTYFKDDLETREYWLSQGLSPDKIIPKGETDNFWEMGSTGPCGPCTEIHYKDTEIWNLVFMEYVRRPNGELASLDKKHVDTGMGLERLTSILNGYTSNYDTDLFIPIFDKISKLSGADPYSGSFDKLQDINYRILADHSRMIATCLSDGLLPDVSYRLRNIIRRCMKISAESFNSKNQVDFLKELIYCVSESLGDHHREYLESPFLKDEAKLSLLLKFEHDVLKELEKTHKSLLNKLKDAVPFKTLFEKYESELDPSMIGRFYDAFKMYSCNALNNAEPKIISGEFAFKLYDSIGFKSEDIELFALLLDAKYDPYEFHLYSAKVKEQSKVTTSVNRTNMEILSKITLAPKTDDSFKYKWVQSGFKYQFYIIESNILQLIQISNDKSDSQCVGKLNRGDTGILICEKSPFYSEAGGQACDTGSITGSLGESVFHVHDVFSLKGVVYHVGTVHSGTFMRQDLVKLKIDPFKRVTHMQNHTGSHLLNAAMNTVLPFTTQRSLRVDSTGFKFDACIFKLNLSSSEINDIEEKANQMINNADPIVQAKDKYLDSFIKNSKSKVLTLPGEKYPDKVSMICLPQFSEPCCGTHVNCTKDVEALTITHIKSVSSGIKSFRCLTGQKAIDARENGLAFLDNVEFVRQRLEELGNYPSKEEQNNLLKDIMTLKKESTSIDIPHTVRHDAEIILNELKNHLELGDFKRMNSEIDSLLEDTSHLKCIVHDFGIFEYLFGGKRLTNSLSKKIKDKVVFSSVSNGDSVRICALVPKSFRKPDFHALSIIKYVTNVLPGAKTRVNKKNSEGVANLVLIPQENSTIVTEDLLNSITEHIQNQIQNK
- the LOC121121181 gene encoding alanine--tRNA ligase, cytoplasmic isoform X2; protein product: MLGSWSFNDYFKKDAIQFAWEFLTGPLEIPKEFLNVTYFKDDLETREYWLSQGLSPDKIIPKGETDNFWEMGSTGPCGPCTEIHYKDTEIWNLVFMEYVRRPNGELASLDKKHVDTGMGLERLTSILNGYTSNYDTDLFIPIFDKISKLSGADPYSGSFDKLQDINYRILADHSRMIATCLSDGLLPDVSYRLRNIIRRCMKISAESFNSKNQVDFLKELIYCVSESLGDHHREYLESPFLKDEAKLSLLLKFEHDVLKELEKTHKSLLNKLKDAVPFKTLFEKYESELDPSMIGRFYDAFKMYSCNALNNAEPKIISGEFAFKLYDSIGFKSEDIELFALLLDAKYDPYEFHLYSAKVKEQSKVTTSVNRTNMEILSKITLAPKTDDSFKYKWVQSGFKYQFYIIESNILQLIQISNDKSDSQCVGKLNRGDTGILICEKSPFYSEAGGQACDTGSITGSLGESVFHVHDVFSLKGVVYHVGTVHSGTFMRQDLVKLKIDPFKRVTHMQNHTGSHLLNAAMNTVLPFTTQRSLRVDSTGFKFDACIFKLNLSSSEINDIEEKANQMINNADPIVQAKDKYLDSFIKNSKSKVLTLPGEKYPDKVSMICLPQFSEPCCGTHVNCTKDVEALTITHIKSVSSGIKSFRCLTGQKAIDARENGLAFLDNVEFVRQRLEELGNYPSKEEQNNLLKDIMTLKKESTSIDIPHTVRHDAEIILNELKNHLELGDFKRMNSEIDSLLEDTSHLKCIVHDFGIFEYLFGGKRLTNSLSKKIKDKVVFSSVSNGDSVRICALVPKSFRKPDFHALSIIKYVTNVLPGAKTRVNKKNSEGVANLVLIPQENSTIVTEDLLNSITEHIQNQIQNK